A genomic window from Salvelinus alpinus chromosome 10, SLU_Salpinus.1, whole genome shotgun sequence includes:
- the cul4a gene encoding cullin-4A isoform X5, whose translation MAEDIRQDKKANFSALTEHNNNGVTKISGLASNKTGASKKLVIKNFKDRPKLADNYTEDTWLKLRDAVGAIQNSTSIKYNLEELYQAVENLCSYKVSPTLYKQLRQVCEDHVQAQIHQFREESLDSLSFLKRMNRCWQDHCRQTIMIRSIFLFLDRTYVLQNSLLPSIWDTGLELFRNHIVSDGAVQKRTVDGILEQIERERNGETVDRSLLRSLLGMLSDLQVYKESFEERFLMETNRLYAAEGQRLMQERDVPEYLHHVARRLEEENDRVISYLDQSTQKPLISNVEKQLLGEHMTAILQKGLSILLDGNRVILTLLQVSVFC comes from the exons ATGGCAGAAGACATACGACAGGACAAGAAAGCAAACTTCTCTGCTCTGACGGAGCACAACAACAACGGAGTGACGAAGATTTCTGGCCTGGCCTCCAACAAAACTGGTGCCTCCAAGAAATTAGTTATAAAAAATTTCAAAG ACAGGCCAAAGCTAGCGGACAACTACACTGAAGACACCTGGCTGAAGCTGAGGGATGCGGTAGGAGCCAtccagaacagcacctccatcaAGTACAACCTAGAGGAACTCTACCAG GCAGTGGAGAACCTGTGTTCCTATAAAGTCTCCCCCACACTGTACAAGCAGCTCCGTCAGGTCTGTGAGGACCATGTCCAGGCCCAGATACATCAGTTCAGAGA AGAGTCCCTGGACAGCCTGTCTTTCCTGAAGAGGATGAACCGATGCTGGCAGGACCACTGCAGACAGACG ATCATGATCCGGAGTATCTTTCTGTTCCTGGATCGTACCTACGTGCTCCAGAACTCCCTGCTCCCCTCCATCTG GGATACCGGGCTGGAACTCTTCCGGAACCACATCGTGAGCGACGGGGCCGTCCAGAAGCGCACGGTCGATGGGATCCTGGAACAGATCGAACGTGAACGCAACGGAGAGACCGTGGACCGCAGCCTTCTCCGCAGCCTACTGGGCATGCTCTCAGATCTTCAG gtgTATAAAGAGTCGTTTGAGGAGCGTTTTTTGATGGAGACTAACAGACTGTACGCTGCAGAGGGACAGAGGCTGATGCAGGAACGAGAT gtgccGGAGTACCTGCATCATGTGGCTCGTCGGTTGGAAGAAGAGAACGATCGTGTCATCAGCTACCTCGACCAGAGCACTCA GAAGCCACTTATCTCTAATGTAGAGAAGCAGCTGCTTGGAGAACACATGACGGCCATCTTACAGAAAG GTCTCAGTATTCTGTTAGACGGTAACCGGGTGATattgaccctcctccaggtctcagtATTCTGTTAG